One region of Rhodocaloribacter litoris genomic DNA includes:
- a CDS encoding sugar kinase: MKVITLGEIMLRLSTPGFQRFVQASSFDVTFGGGEANVAVSLANYGFESYFVTKLPRHEIGQAAVNHLRRFGVSDRFIVRGGERVGIYFLETGASQRASKVVYDRAGAAVTTLTPEELDFEALFDGARWFHFTGITPALGEIPRRTVTAAARAAKAAGVTVSCDLNYRKKLWTVEEAQATMRPLMEYVDVCIANEEDAEKSLGMKAGGTDVEAAHLEEEAYVELARRLKTTYGFEAVAITLRESFSASVNGWSALLHDDRDCREPYRSRRYEIQLVDRVGGGDAFAGGLIAGLLQKDDTRQALEFAVAASCLKQTIPGDFNLVSRDEVEKLAAGGGSGRVER, from the coding sequence ATGAAAGTCATCACCCTCGGCGAGATCATGCTCCGGCTCTCGACGCCGGGCTTCCAGCGGTTCGTGCAGGCGTCGTCGTTCGACGTCACCTTCGGAGGCGGCGAGGCCAACGTGGCCGTGTCGCTGGCGAACTACGGCTTCGAGAGCTACTTCGTCACGAAGCTGCCCCGCCACGAGATCGGGCAGGCGGCCGTCAACCACCTGCGGCGTTTCGGGGTGTCGGACCGCTTCATCGTCCGCGGCGGCGAGCGGGTCGGCATCTATTTCCTGGAGACGGGCGCCAGCCAGCGGGCCTCGAAGGTCGTCTACGACCGGGCCGGCGCCGCCGTCACCACGCTCACGCCGGAGGAGTTGGACTTCGAGGCGCTCTTCGACGGGGCGCGGTGGTTCCACTTCACCGGCATCACCCCGGCCCTCGGCGAGATCCCCCGGCGGACGGTGACGGCCGCGGCCCGCGCGGCCAAGGCGGCCGGCGTGACGGTTTCGTGCGATCTCAACTACCGCAAGAAGCTCTGGACGGTCGAGGAAGCACAGGCCACGATGCGCCCGCTGATGGAGTACGTGGACGTATGCATCGCCAACGAGGAGGATGCCGAGAAGAGCCTGGGCATGAAGGCGGGCGGGACCGACGTGGAGGCGGCGCACCTGGAGGAGGAAGCCTACGTGGAGCTGGCGCGCCGGCTCAAGACGACGTACGGGTTCGAGGCCGTCGCCATCACGCTGCGCGAGAGCTTCTCGGCCTCGGTCAACGGCTGGAGCGCGCTGCTGCACGACGACCGGGATTGCCGGGAGCCGTACCGCTCGCGTCGGTACGAGATCCAGCTGGTCGACCGCGTCGGCGGGGGGGATGCCTTCGCCGGCGGGCTGATCGCGGGGCTGTTGCAGAAGGACGACACCCGCCAGGCCCTCGAGTTCGCCGTGGCCGCCTCGTGCCTCAAACAGACCATTCCGGGCGACTTCAACCTGGTCAGCCGCGACGAGGTCGAGAAGCTCGCCGCCGGCGGCGGTTCGGGGCGCGTCGAGCGCTGA
- a CDS encoding right-handed parallel beta-helix repeat-containing protein — protein MRGWFLFLLVMLVPATAAAQQTYYVAPGGRATAAGTLADPFDGIPTALAHVSPGDTIYVRGGTYVSPVPIRIDRTGLEGQYLHIWAYPGETPVFDFTGASRGFDLRGFYLHLKGLVAEHAEDNGFYLKGASYNILEQVVARYNGDSGVQLEDGASYNLLLNVDSYGNYDPGNHGENADGFAIKFGVGPGNVLRGCRAWGNSDDGYDFWSRDDPGQQGVTVEDSWAFKNGINVWDDPGFQGDSNGFKLGHGPGPHVLTGNVAWGHRAHGFDVNGNLSGVTLYNNTAYLNGGYDFYFDDDPNVADGGHVLRNNLAYGRVRMDATVVDDAGNAWNAGLPAPQPSFFLSLDDTGADGPRGPDGSLPVLPFLRLAAGSPYIDAGVDVGRPYEGAAPDLGAFESPYATGTPVQVSNEVPERLWLGAPYPNPFVDRVHLTFEAAPAEEYRLRIFDVLGRTVTTLVDGAVAPGRHTVTWAAGAHLPPGLYFARLEAGGSVQVVRLVKAR, from the coding sequence ATGCGAGGCTGGTTTCTTTTTCTGCTGGTGATGCTGGTGCCGGCGACGGCCGCGGCCCAGCAAACGTACTATGTGGCGCCGGGCGGACGTGCCACGGCGGCGGGCACCCTGGCCGATCCGTTCGATGGCATCCCGACCGCCCTGGCCCATGTGTCACCGGGCGACACGATCTACGTGCGCGGCGGCACCTACGTCTCGCCGGTTCCCATCCGCATCGACCGTACCGGCCTCGAAGGGCAGTATCTCCACATCTGGGCCTATCCCGGCGAGACGCCGGTCTTCGACTTCACCGGCGCCTCGCGCGGGTTCGACCTGCGCGGGTTCTACCTGCACCTGAAAGGGCTCGTGGCCGAGCACGCCGAGGATAACGGTTTTTACCTGAAGGGGGCCTCGTACAATATCCTCGAACAGGTGGTGGCGCGCTACAACGGCGACTCGGGCGTGCAGCTCGAAGACGGCGCCTCGTACAACCTGCTGCTCAACGTGGACTCCTACGGCAACTACGACCCCGGCAACCACGGCGAGAACGCCGACGGCTTCGCCATCAAGTTTGGCGTGGGGCCGGGCAACGTGCTGCGGGGGTGCCGGGCCTGGGGCAACTCGGACGACGGGTACGACTTCTGGTCGCGGGACGATCCCGGGCAGCAGGGCGTCACGGTGGAGGACAGCTGGGCCTTCAAGAACGGCATCAACGTGTGGGACGACCCGGGCTTTCAGGGGGATTCGAACGGCTTCAAGCTCGGGCACGGGCCGGGCCCGCACGTCCTCACCGGCAACGTGGCCTGGGGGCACCGGGCCCACGGCTTCGACGTCAACGGCAACCTCAGCGGGGTGACGCTCTACAACAACACGGCCTACCTCAACGGCGGCTACGACTTCTATTTCGACGACGATCCGAACGTGGCCGACGGCGGGCACGTGCTGCGCAACAACCTCGCCTACGGCCGGGTGCGGATGGATGCCACGGTGGTCGATGATGCCGGTAACGCGTGGAATGCCGGCCTGCCGGCCCCGCAGCCGTCCTTCTTCCTGAGCCTCGACGACACCGGCGCCGACGGGCCGCGCGGTCCGGACGGCAGCCTGCCCGTATTGCCCTTCCTCCGCCTGGCCGCCGGCAGCCCCTACATCGACGCCGGCGTGGACGTGGGGCGTCCCTACGAAGGGGCGGCGCCGGACCTGGGCGCCTTCGAGTCGCCGTATGCGACGGGCACGCCGGTGCAGGTGAGCAACGAGGTGCCGGAGCGCCTGTGGCTCGGGGCTCCCTATCCGAACCCGTTCGTCGACCGGGTCCACCTCACGTTCGAAGCCGCCCCGGCGGAGGAGTACCGCCTGCGCATCTTCGACGTGCTCGGGCGTACCGTCACCACGCTCGTCGATGGCGCCGTGGCGCCCGGGCGGCATACGGTCACGTGGGCGGCCGGCGCGCACCTGCCGCCCGGCCTCTACTTTGCCCGGCTGGAGGCCGGCGGGTCGGTACAGGTGGTCCGGCTCGTCAAAGCACGATAG
- a CDS encoding glycoside hydrolase family 28 protein encodes MSSLASRREFLRCLAAGAGGLIVLPLAGSGCRGGAGLRDAAAWAEVPGILERIRPPRFPDRDVLVTDFGAVPGGTEPATDAFRRAVAACHDAGGGRVVVPPGDFLTGPIHLRSNVNLHLAEGATLRFSTNPEDYLPPVYTRWEGVELMNYSPLIYARGQENVAVTGAGTLDGQADEQHWWPWKGQARYGWTEGSPEQGPARDRLFRMAEDGVPVAERVFGTGDYLRPSFIEFYDCRNVLIEGVTIVRSPMWLVHPTLCTNVTVRGVTARSHGPNNDGCNPESCTDVLIEDCFFDTGDDCIALKSGRNADGRRVGRPIENVVIRRCTMRDGHGGIVIGSEMSGGARRIFAEACHLDSPNLDRVLRIKTNSVRGGFVEDVYLRDITAGQVADAVIRINFLYEEGDAGPHDPVVRNIDVRRLTSGQSTYALYLIGYPDAPIRDVYLADCRFDGVARDSVVEHVEGLVLDEVFINGERVERLAPTT; translated from the coding sequence ATGTCGTCACTCGCTTCCCGTCGTGAATTCCTCCGGTGCCTGGCAGCCGGGGCCGGAGGCCTGATCGTGCTGCCCCTGGCCGGCAGCGGTTGCCGGGGGGGCGCAGGCCTCCGCGATGCGGCCGCGTGGGCGGAGGTGCCCGGCATCCTTGAGCGCATCCGGCCGCCCCGGTTCCCCGACCGTGATGTGCTCGTCACCGACTTCGGCGCCGTGCCGGGCGGGACGGAACCGGCCACCGACGCGTTCCGCCGGGCCGTGGCCGCCTGCCATGACGCCGGCGGCGGGCGCGTCGTGGTGCCGCCCGGCGACTTCCTCACCGGCCCGATCCACCTGCGCTCGAACGTCAACCTGCACCTCGCCGAAGGCGCGACGCTGCGCTTCTCCACCAACCCGGAGGACTACCTGCCGCCCGTCTACACCCGGTGGGAGGGGGTCGAGTTGATGAACTATTCGCCGCTCATCTATGCGCGGGGGCAGGAAAACGTGGCCGTCACCGGGGCGGGCACGCTCGACGGGCAGGCCGACGAGCAGCACTGGTGGCCGTGGAAAGGGCAGGCCCGGTATGGATGGACGGAGGGCAGCCCGGAGCAGGGGCCGGCCCGCGATCGCCTCTTCCGCATGGCCGAGGACGGCGTGCCCGTCGCCGAGCGCGTCTTCGGCACGGGCGACTACCTCCGGCCCAGTTTCATCGAGTTCTACGACTGCCGGAACGTGCTCATCGAAGGGGTGACGATCGTGCGCTCGCCGATGTGGCTCGTGCACCCGACGCTGTGCACCAACGTCACCGTGCGCGGGGTCACCGCCCGTTCCCACGGGCCGAACAACGACGGCTGTAATCCCGAGAGCTGCACCGACGTGCTCATCGAGGACTGCTTCTTCGACACGGGCGACGACTGCATCGCCCTGAAGTCGGGGCGCAACGCCGACGGGCGGCGCGTGGGCCGGCCCATCGAGAACGTCGTCATCCGGCGGTGCACGATGCGCGACGGGCACGGCGGCATCGTCATCGGGAGCGAGATGTCCGGCGGCGCCCGCCGCATCTTCGCCGAGGCCTGCCATCTGGACAGCCCCAACCTGGACCGCGTCCTGCGGATCAAGACCAACTCGGTGCGGGGCGGCTTCGTCGAGGACGTCTACCTGCGCGACATCACGGCCGGGCAGGTGGCCGACGCCGTCATCCGGATCAACTTCCTGTACGAGGAAGGAGATGCCGGCCCCCACGATCCCGTCGTGCGCAACATCGACGTGCGGCGGCTCACGAGCGGTCAGAGCACGTACGCGCTCTACCTCATCGGCTATCCGGACGCCCCCATCCGCGACGTGTACCTGGCGGACTGCCGCTTCGACGGCGTCGCGCGCGACAGCGTCGTCGAGCACGTCGAAGGTCTGGTGCTCGACGAGGTGTTCATCAACGGAGAGCGGGTCGAACGGCTCGCGCCCACAACCTGA